The following is a genomic window from Puntigrus tetrazona isolate hp1 chromosome 20, ASM1883169v1, whole genome shotgun sequence.
ACAGAAAGTGTTTATATCAATTCATATAGTTAATCAGTATCACATGaaaagtgatgtttttttttcttaaaaatcagCAGGGTTATAAATGCAATTGATTTTAtgcaacaataaacaaaaaagttttgttcaaaccttttaaagtttaaaaaagaaaaacctaaaGACCTAAAGAATCAGTTCAGATGCCGTATTGAACTTTACATGGATACAAATAAGGCTGTGAGGGGTTTGCAATGGGctgtgctgtaaaaaaaaaaaaaaaaaaaaaaaagtcctagATCATGTAATTGTCAAAACTCACAACTTTCAAAGATGTTTTATGGAGGTTTTGtctagttaaatatattttgtcagcAGAAAAATTGGTGTGTTGTTAAAGAACAGTGCAAACGATGGTACTTCAATCCATCAGAGctcactaaaactaaaatgataactgaaataaaaatgactaccatgcagttatatataaattataaataaataataaaacagatgaCTAAAACTTGaactgaaatgtaataaaatataaacaaaatattgattaaaaactaaaatggataTCTCACTGATACCAAAATAACACTGATGTCTGGATGATTGCATTCTATTACGTAACCTATcctatgaataaataaatcagccaAAAGGTGCATACAAGAATATGGATTGAGTTTATGGAATAAGCCGTTTCTATACAAATAACCATATTACCATTAACCCTGCTCATTTTCTGCTCACCTGTCTTTGTAGATACACCTGATAGCATCTGTCCATCACTCCTTCCATCAGTTCTGCTATGATATCCACCACCACTTCCTCGCCCTCCTCCTGGGAGAGCATGCCGGTCCAGGTGGACTCTGTGAGGCGGCCCGGGACGATGTCCACGCTCTCGACGGGCTGGATCGGGGCCGAAGCAGCATTACCTGGGACAGAATCAGTGCGGCTTCTATCGCCCCGTGATTTGGCAGCTGAGCGACGCATGGTCATCGCCTCccttggaaaaaagaaaaagaaaagttcattaaaataactatgGTCCCAGCAGAGCAACGGGACAGTCTTTGCTGACTTTTGCAAGTAAATGCGGATGCTAAAATCCTAGTAGCACAATAcagaataaacaaaattatacattaagaATAATTGAGTTATTAGCTGTCACACATGGGGAAGTTGTCTTAATACGTTTTTCTCAGTAACTATATCTTTTGACTCCAGATACAGTTCAGATTATTGTTTTCTGTGGTTGTGAAGTTGTGGGGGTCTGAGTTCTGAATAAGTTAGCATGCTAACTTTAGTATAATAATATGGGGAAATGTGTTTGTTAGTAGGCTATCAGTATGCAGgcaaagaaaatatatacataggctgttcaaatataatgtataaaataatggGGGAAGATGTCAGACTTTACTGAAGTGCATACTGAACGCAGTATTTTCCAACACTTTATTGCTCGTTATTCATAATCAATTTTACGAATAGCCTGCACTTCTATTTCAAAAGCAACGACGGAGTCTGCGAAaacatttcagacattttcacCATTAAACGCTCGACGACATTaaagcagaagagaaaacattaaaacattaaacactcacacactcgcGTCCCGCTTCTGTTCCCGGTTGCCAAGCAGACAGACGCGTCTCGAAGACGCCGGAAACGACGAAACACTGCAGCCATTTTGCAGCAGTTCCAGGACAGCAGGACTAGGCCAGCGGTCTCCGGACAAAGCGTCTAGATAACGCAGAGTTATGTCGGGGAAGACGGTAAGTCGGTGCTTTTGTGGTGCTTTATTCGTTTTAACATTATCATTGAACGCCAGGTGCACAGCAGGGCTTGCTGGAGTGTGTTGATTTGTACGCGAGCTGTACGGAAGCACGGGAATGAAGCGTATTAAACTGTTTTCTTTACAGGTCCTgcagtaaatgtgtttgtttcaaAGCTCCTGCATCTCTGcaatcttctctctctctcattctctctctctctctctctctctctctctctctctctctctctctctctctctctctctctctctgtgcacTTGGGTGTAAAGTTACGCAAGTTAACAAAGTAatgttaatgaaatgaatgaaacactgaagtattttcctatttaaacgACTATCGCTAGTTAATGACGGTTTATAACAAACGTGACaacatgtaaaatgattttcacTATTAATATCTATAAAAGTAATTGGATGAAGCGCTGTAATAAGTGAGTAAATAAGTTGTACAAGTTTTAACAAGCCTTGGAAATTAGATAAGACTAGTCATTTCTAATGTGAGTATGCGTGTGCTCTATATcaaggattttaaaaaatgaactttaatattagaaagatttaaacaaaagtaaaaaaaaaaagttgaagttaaaataattatgtatacataatctCAATACAGAACCATCTTTAGGGTATTAAAGTATCTGGTGTGACAGACAGACCAGAAAAActgttaaactaaaaatataacttttacttttacttacctttatgttgttccaaaccaagAGGGGGGAGAAACTCtcatttatctttaaaacacaGATAATGTTTTTCATGAGATTTGAATGATgtgttattacatttaaagtacaACCCTTTATATCTAAACATTGATCGGTGCTCATACGTCCTGTGTACTCTTGCTCTATGTATGTGCAttgattaatgtttaaatgttaataaaagccTAAATGAAATGTTCGTCATCTCTTCAAAAACTGAGATTGAAACGTTTCAATGTCTATGAATGTTAAGCGCTTTATCACTAGTGCTGAccgtttgaaataaataaaaacattatggcTTATTGTAATTCgatgactgaattttcatcTTATCTTTAATGGGCGCTCTAATCAGTGCCTGTTTAGAAAACCGAGAAAATGTCATCTTAACTCCGCTCTTACTTTCCTTTGCAAGGGCCATATCACCATTCAAAAAGACAGAAGATTTCCTCAGTTGGAGAGATGCACAAAATGCTGCAACAATTTTCATTGTCCCTTTTGTATGGCCAGTATATTTAAGCCCTGCAGACCAGACAAAGTCAAATTACACTTGAAAAGCCACTGTAAAAAAAGCAGTCGTCCATGGAGGTATAAACCGATTTCTTTACACAAATGCGTTTTATCATACGTTACGTGCTGCtaatgttcatgtttttatttgtttgtttaagacTTCATTATTCACAGATGCGGCCTGGGCTGTAGAGCATCGCTCCATTACCACTGTATGTACTGCCCGACGACCATTCTTAGGAGAGGCGATTTTAAGAACCACTTACAAGTCTGTAAACATAACCCGAATTCAGAATCGGCCTCAAAAACGCTATCGGGCGCCGGTAGGCCGGTGACCTCTCCGACGGTTATAAACGCCCCATCAGCCATCAGTACAGCAGAGTCTGCTCCTTCGTCCCATACACGCCACCGGCCTCCGTGCAGATAAGACCGGTCTGACGAAAACAGACGCGCCGCCGTCcaccgcagcagcagcagcaaagtTTCGCGTGCGccctgtaattaaaaaaagatgccCTTCGTGCAATATCCTCATCAATAAAAACAACCTACCAAAGCACATGGAGCGCAAACACGCGGATCGGTCGCTATCGGCCGTCGGTGAGACATTTCAGCTCACGAGCCAATGCGTAGATGAGGCGAACGGGATTTTCGCGGTTCTCAAAGCGGTAAAAGGCCACGGCGTCCCGCTTCACGTCCGATACCAGACGCCGGGAGACGACAGCGGAGTCCTCTGCGAATCGAACGAGTGCCAGATGAACGTAGACGTGGCGCAGAGGAGCGGCATCGCGTCGTACCAGTGCGTGCACATCGGTGCGGCGAGCTTTTGCGGGTCTTCGGTGGAACGCGTCTCGCTGGAGGAAGGCATTTTGACCGAGATGGTGAGGGGAAATGGTTCAgcgagaaaaaagaaaaagaatgccTCGCCTGCGGGCGCTTGCTGATGGTAGCTGCTCGCCTTTTTCGTTCCGCGTCGCCTCGATCGGGCTCGCCGGCAGAGAGGTTCGCTTCGGTTTTTGAACCCAACGTATCGCCTTACAGCCGTTTAGGCCGCGTCATGGTCGCGTATAACGCTAAATTAGACTCTTGGCACTGTCCTTGTACCAAACTGCGCCGTTCGTGTCTGCACAAATATGTCGCCAAATGGCATTTGTTTCAAACGCAGCAGGAGCTTTTCAGAACTGAGGAACGCCGTACAGGCCACGCTTCGGAAGAAGAGGACATTGCGGACCACAGGCACGGGTATCCACCGAAAGGTCTGGGGTTGAGGTGTATGGTGAGTTACATTCTCCAGAAAAAGAAGATACCTGCCGTTCTTCCTGAAGATATGCGGGTGCCGTCAGCACTCAAAGATTACCCACAACACCTCTGTCCGAATGAGACCGTGTGTCAGGACTGTCCAGGGGAGGTGCTCCTCAGCGATCCTATGCTAATTACACACAACGCCAAAATCCTCACCAACTGGTGCATCATTAAAGGTAGATGATATTCTTTTCAGGCTCGCGTGCTGTTCAGCtgtgttttgtaatgtataCTTGTTGTAATTGATAGATGTCGCCACCTACAGCAAGCGGTGCCCGCAGTGTGGGATGTTTTATCGTTATCAAGAGTGGAAAGATCACCTCCATAACTTCAATGATCACATCATCCTTGACATACCCTTATGTTTAACATTGAGAAACCTTTTGCAGGTAATCTTCAGATTAATTACGTGACGGCCTGacaattttttcctcttgtgttattaatttattctgaTAAACGAGAGCAGCTGCAGCCTATAACCTTTCAGTAGTTTGGCATcatcttttcattattatttcttttaaaatcaattatagCATcaattataatcagtaattctATCATTTTATTCCAATACCAGATCTGTTTTTTACGTGAATACATCGCATAATTAAATTGAAACTTTGttgaaaagtatttaaaagcTTCTCAGAATAATATGAACACAGCATGACAATActcttgtaaaaaaaatcaataaatgaaaaagaagtaCACTTCATTCTTCAAATGAGCACTTTATGTAttcttcagattattaaaaactCCTTTAAAGTTATACTTTGAAAAGAGTTCACTTTCATGACTTTCCTAACACACTCAAGTACAGTAATAATATCAAATTAGgagttttaattacattttagatcaCTGGTTTGATCAtgcacaaaaattacatttgaacctCGAGCAACATACAAGTTATTTGATACCATTTGGCACTACACTTTAACACGGTTACAAAGACAACAGAGAGAATTATAGTGAAATTACATATAAGGAAGGACTTAAGTGGGTCGAAAGGGCACTTTCAACTTTAtcttgcatttaatataaaatgtaactgatACATTTTCATGTAACTGTAAATAACATGCAGCCGGTTATCTGAAAATATCACAATCAATTCACACTCATGAATGCTCTTgtcaaatgctatttttaaaagttaaatgttgaaaaaaaattttgtgGGGGGTGTCGCcatcaacacatttttttctaggTCCATACTTCAATGAGCAGGGCAGTTGAGTTTTTACGGCTTACCACAGGAGTGGAGTTTCCACCTCCAGACACAATGCTGGATGCTTATTTGCAGTTCGAAGCCCTGACAGATCATGACTATAAGTATTCATGCCCCTCGTGTGGCGATCACCCTCCGGTGGTTATCATGGGCGTACACAAACACGCTGCTTCTTCATTATCAGGTATACAAACTGTAATGCCAGTTTAACCctttgacgtttttttttttgacatgtcGTTTGTCTTCATAGTAAAATGCTCGCgctttgttttcagaaaatgacATCGAAAAACCTCCAGAGAGCTTTAAAGGGGAGGTCAGTGTGGAAGAGTTCTGGGAGTCACTGTCTAAAGACATGATCTGTCGAGGATTTGTTGCGAGTACATGTGTGCATATTACGCTATATATTGAGCTTTTGGAAAGAATGCATCTTCTGATTTCCTTCTGCTGTTTTAGATGGTGGACACAATCCATTTGCAGTCCCGCCGAGTTATCACTTTTGGGCTCCTTGGATTGGTAAAAACACACGGCGTTCAGACACTGTGCTAAACACCGAGTTTGAGAAAGTGAACGATGAAACGGCCGTTACAGAAGAAAAACTGAGAGAAGAACTCTTCAAACTGAAGGTTTGCTTTGTTAGGACGAcactttcagtgtttttgagtACGTTATTGGAATTCAAACGAACGCGTGTGAAATATTGTTGGTTTTGACAGGATGACGTGATTAGAACTTTATGCACTGAATGTGGTGTGGACTCCGCTGGATCTCGCAGCGATCTTCTTCTTAGATTatacaatgaaatgaaatccaAGCAAACATATGACAAAATCTGTTCAAAAATCCGGAGTGCCTCTGGTGAGTTTAATTTCTATTCTGTTGTTTAAACTATAATATCAGTatcataatatatcatttttattattattttaaatgctctaAATGACGTAAAGCGTTCTTGAGAAGTTAAAAAGGATGCAGATACCTTTTAATGACAAGACAGACAtagttaaaacatttctttcccCAAACAATATTTGTGAATTagccattcatttttttacactCTGGAGAATGCATGTTCAGGAATTTGGGTCagaaatattgatttgtttttgattttgaaagcTGTCACagactgcattcattttaatataaatgcaataaaaaagttatatttgaATAAGTTTTAAGCTGAATTGgcaaacatttcttcttattattattaatgttaaaacgGTGGCTTAAGATTTCTGTGAAAACTTACAGttatatactttaatatattcattaactgttttttgttctccatctctctctctctctctgtgtgttgtcCTGTCTTTTTAGGAGGCTGGGGGGTCATTATGTGCCCCTGTGGAATTGTTTACAGCCTGAAATGCAGTCTTCGAGCTGAGAGCCCTCAAGAttttgctgatttgctgttaTCATGGCATCACATGCCTAATATCGTAATTTATGACTTTGCGCAGGCTCTTGCAAAACACACCAATCTAAGGGCATCAGAAAAGTTACCCTTCTCTCCATTTGAAGGATGCCTGGTGGAACCCACTCAAGCCAACAAAGAGCTGGCCAGACGTGGACAGCTGGAAGTGCCTCTGCCCTGGCTGGACGGGAACAGCAGACAGGCGGATCCTCACGGACACCCAGTGACGGGTTCAGCTGACCATTACGTACTTTGTGGCCGTTCTCATGAAGGCATCGCAGACGGAGACGTTCTGAGGAAGCTCTCCCTCGTGCCTCAGCTGGCTGACAGAGTCAGCAGTCAGATTTCAGAGCGACTGTTTGCTCAAATGAAGAAGAACGACTACTTTTTGAACATGTCTTTGCCGTCGACACATCTGTATCAAATGAGGAACATCATTCACCACTATAATGAGAACAGGGCCGATAAACTGAGCACCGGTTCAACCGGGAGTTCTGGATCCAACTTGCTGACTGAAGCGGTGCTGGGTAAATTTTAGATTTATGTAATATTGAGCAACATCTGAAGTATGGTTGAAAGGCATCGGCAagatcacatttaaatataattgggCTTGTAACtacagtggggtttttttgtaatagAGTCTTTAACCAGAAGCAGAGATGATGTGATGGAGGACACAATCCTGACATCTTTGACGTCCTGAGCAGCAGTGGTAAGTGTTTCTGTGGATTCACAAATGCCTTTATGTATCCTGAGACAGGTTATAAGGGATATTTCAATAATTATCTCAATGTTGTGTTCAAACACCTTCTAATAATAAAGTGCTAAGTCATGGACAATCAGCAGTGGTACATAGACTATACTTGGTGTATGGTTTTtcgatttttttgtaaatggtaaatgttttctctctctctccctctctctctctctctttctctctctgtctctttctctctctgtctctttctctctctgtctctttctctctctctcttctctctctctctctctctctctctctctctctctctctctctgtctctttctctctctctctctctctctctctctctctctctctctctctctctctctctctctctctctctctctgtctctttctctctctctctctctttaagcTTGACCAGGCCTTTAGCACCGACAACCTTTTGGAGTTGGAAACTATGTTCTGAAATCGTTATTTATGTCACTTTCAGTGAATTGAAATGTTAGTGActaatgactatatatatatatatatatatatatatatatatatatatatatatatatatatatatatatatatatataatgtttaaattaactACTTATTTTTGCCAGTATATAATGtagcattgtatttttttctgcaaatagcttgtttttgggggttttttttagaattattttcaaaagcaatCGAACTAGAACTGCCTCCTGATGAGTTTTTGGTTTTGGAGTGttaatatagtttaaatgtgttgtttgagcACTTTAGATGTGACGcttttttaaagcagtattgaaatattttattagaatttgtaatggaatgtttgttttgtgctgtATAAAGTTACACGCATGACTGCAAAAACactttcccccttttttttacttttattttaaaaagttgaattattgtacacaaacacagtggttttatatatatatatattcagctgTGCTGAACcttaacttttacatttcaaCTTGTGAAATTTatattgaaatcatttttgcattattgtttttaaaaatatattttactgttttaagtgAAGTTCAATGTCTTCGTAAGGTATGCCATCGCTGTTTCGGCAGCGAAAAACAGAACACGTAATCCTTTACttgggggagaaaaaaataatgttttaaatagtatGTCAGTTAAAATGCTGTAATGTAAAGTGGTCGTTACCAAAACATGACCGTGACAACCGAAAATGTGCAATCACTACTGAAACATGGTACGTTTGGTCAGAAATAAAGTACATTGAATTATCAATGTTACGATGTTACAAGTTTTTGGTTGAATGTGTATTCAAACCAATGAGTCCTTAACTTTGAAGTCGACATGGTCAACTTTTAGCCTGTTGCAAAGAAAAATCGGAttcaaaatacaacaaatcTTGTCAAAACTGTCATTGATGTATATTTACAAGGTAGATGTAGGCAGAATTTCAAAAGGCTAACGTACTAGgttatatatttgtgtaattCAGTAGAAACAAATTTGGGATATTGCAAAATTTTGTataaaggcacacacacacacacacacacacacacacacacacacacacacacacacacacggtagAAACAAGCGCTGATGACGCCCCAGAACGCTAGGCGGCGCATGCGCAGTAGCGTCCCGTCGGCTCCGCCCGGAGGCATGAACTAATGTCTCCGCCCGGTCAGGTT
Proteins encoded in this region:
- the LOC122324846 gene encoding uncharacterized protein LOC122324846, producing MERKHADRSLSAVGETFQLTSQCVDEANGIFAVLKAVKGHGVPLHVRYQTPGDDSGVLCESNECQMNVDVAQRSGIASYQCVHIGAASFCGSSVERVSLEEGILTEMQELFRTEERRTGHASEEEDIADHRHGYPPKGLGLRCMVSYILQKKKIPAVLPEDMRVPSALKDYPQHLCPNETVCQDCPGEVLLSDPMLITHNAKILTNWCIIKDVATYSKRCPQCGMFYRYQEWKDHLHNFNDHIILDIPLCLTLRNLLQVHTSMSRAVEFLRLTTGVEFPPPDTMLDAYLQFEALTDHDYKYSCPSCGDHPPVVIMGVHKHAASSLSENDIEKPPESFKGEVSVEEFWESLSKDMICRGFVANGGHNPFAVPPSYHFWAPWIGKNTRRSDTVLNTEFEKVNDETAVTEEKLREELFKLKDDVIRTLCTECGVDSAGSRSDLLLRLYNEMKSKQTYDKICSKIRSASGGWGVIMCPCGIVYSLKCSLRAESPQDFADLLLSWHHMPNIVIYDFAQALAKHTNLRASEKLPFSPFEGCLVEPTQANKELARRGQLEVPLPWLDGNSRQADPHGHPVTGSADHYVLCGRSHEGIADGDVLRKLSLVPQLADRVSSQISERLFAQMKKNDYFLNMSLPSTHLYQMRNIIHHYNENRADKLSTGSTGSSGSNLLTEAVLESLTRSRDDVMEDTILTSLTS
- the LOC122325354 gene encoding uncharacterized protein C2orf81 homolog isoform X1; the encoded protein is MTMRRSAAKSRGDRSRTDSVPGNAASAPIQPVESVDIVPGRLTESTWTGMLSQEEGEEVVVDIIAELMEGVMDRCYQVYLQRQLIPFSVWWAQHNLAETLECLLLRRDEGDDPEHEVFWQEDPEPQPCATDSWAEGSVPVLHSAQEQHKA
- the LOC122325354 gene encoding uncharacterized protein C2orf81 homolog isoform X2, which translates into the protein MTMRRSAAKSRGDRSRTDSVPGNAASAPIQPVESVDIVPGRLTESTWTGMLSQEEGEEVVVDIIAELMEGVMDRCYQVYLQRQLIPFSVWWAQHNLAETLECLLLRRDEGDDPEHEVFWQEDPEPQPCATDSWAEGSVPVLHSAQEQHKP